A stretch of Solenopsis invicta isolate M01_SB unplaced genomic scaffold, UNIL_Sinv_3.0 scaffold_3073, whole genome shotgun sequence DNA encodes these proteins:
- the LOC105206774 gene encoding uncharacterized protein LOC105206774, translating to MPTRPFMVTGVDYAGPFQLRESRRRGRFHVSKSYVALFICFSTKAVHLEVVTSLTSEAFIAALSRFTARRGLCAQLFSDNGTNFVGASRELQEVQEFLEKTEPEIKSFLVKQRINWSFIPPRSPHFGGIWESAVKLMKRHLYTITQGKVLTYEEFNTLVAEIEAVLNSRPLTPLTSDPSDFNHLQKLRQQLWQRWQREYLQELQKRSKWFVSDANVGVNTLVLLIEDNAPPFKWPLGRVVAVHPGADAKVRVVTVKTSTGSYKRAVKKICPLPLSNDHTMY from the exons ATGCCCACGAGACCATTCATGGTAACGGGTGTAGATTACGCCGGCCCGTTTCAACTTCGAGAAAGTCGCCGACGCGGACGGTTCCATGTATCAAAGAGCTATGTGGCCTTATTCATTTGTTTTAGCACCAAGGCTGTGCACTTGGAAGTGGTGACAAGTCTCACAAGTGAGGCATTTATAGCAGCGCTGAGTCGTTTCACGGCTAGACGTGGACTATGCGCACAACTATTTTCCGACAATGGAACGAATTTTGTAGGAGCTTCTCGAGAGCTCCAGGAAGTTCAAGAATTTCTAGAGAAAACAGAACCAGAGATAAAGTCTTTTTTGGTCAAACAAAGGATCAATTGGAGCTTCATTCCTCCCAGATCTCCTCATTTTGGAGGGATATGGGAGTCGGCCGTGAAACTTATGAAGCGGCATTTGTACACGATTACTCAAGGAAAGGTGCTTACCTATGAGGAATTCAATACTTTAGTGGCTGAAATTGAAGCCGTTCTTAACTCACGTCCTTTAACGCCATTGACCAGTGATCCATCAGATTTTAAC CATTTACAGAAACTACGTCAACAGTTATGGCAGCGCTGGCAACGAGAGTACTTGCAGGAATTGCAAAAGAGGAGCAAATGGTTTGTTTCTGACGCTAATGTTGGAGTGAACACTCTCGTTCTACTCATCGAGGATAACGCTCCCCCCTTCAAGTGGCCACTGGGTCGAGTGGTTGCGGTGCATCCCGGCGCGGATGCTAAAGTTCGAGTCGTGACAGTCAAGACATCGACAGGGTCCTACAAGAGAGCTGTCAAGAAGATATGTCCATTGCCCTTGTCAAATGACCATACtatgtattaa
- the LOC120359891 gene encoding acyl-CoA Delta(11) desaturase-like, giving the protein MALKPTQVNKELEEKPKFNRPIVWRNVIVLSLLHLGALGGLYLSFTSAKYMTIFFAIFLYEFSLLGISAGAHRLWSHRSYKAKGKVPDAYYTILVILLCFVLPTVIPVVFWEEKWLNAYLIPGVLRHILLLNIALMINLIGHRYGYKPYDKYINQADNLIFSIFSSGEGWHNYHHVFPGDYRSIELKSMLNLTKMFIEFFEKIGWAHDLKYASDETIRKRMKRTGDGKWVKQYNYN; this is encoded by the exons ATGGCGTTAAAACCAACACAAGTAAATAAGGAACTTGAAGAAAAACCGAAATTCAATAGACCAATAGTATGGCGTAATGTAATTGTTTTATCGTTGCTACATCTTGGTGCCCTGGGTGGACTTTACCTCTCATTTACATCGGCGAAATATATGACTATTTTTTTCG caatttttttatacgaatttagCCTTTTGGGAATCTCAGCTGGGGCTCATCGACTTTGGTCCCATCGATCCTACAAAGCCAAGGGGaaggtcccagatgc ATATTATACGATATTGGTGATATTGCTCTGCTTTGTTTTGCCAACCGTTATCCCGGTCGTATTTTGGGAAGAAAAATGGCTAAACGCCTACTTAATCCCCGGCGTTCTTCGTCATATTTTGCTACTAAATATAGctttaatgattaatttaataggCCACAGATATGGTTATAAACCATATGACAA ATATATAAATCAAGcagacaatttaattttttctatattttcctCGGGAGAAGGATGGCACAACTATCATCACGTCTTTCCGGGGGATTATAGATctattgaattaaaaagtatgcttaatttaacaaaaatgtttatcgaatttttcgaaaaaatcgGTTGGGCCCACGATTTGAAATATGCATCGGATGAAACGATAAGAAAACGTATGAAGAGAACGGGCGACGGAAAATGGGTCAAacagtataattataattaa